From Bacillus solimangrovi, the proteins below share one genomic window:
- a CDS encoding YkuS family protein — MPKIGVEQSLSDVQQALQEKGYDIVQLKQEQDANECDCCVITGQDKNM, encoded by the coding sequence ATGCCAAAGATCGGCGTAGAGCAATCGTTATCTGACGTACAGCAAGCACTTCAAGAAAAAGGTTATGACATTGTACAATTAAAACAAGAACAAGATGCAAATGAATGTGATTGTTGCGTAATAACTGGTCAAGACAAAAATATGA